Proteins from a genomic interval of Candidatus Nomurabacteria bacterium:
- the ftsZ gene encoding cell division protein FtsZ codes for MPELQIEEPQSLAVIKVFGIGGAGGAAINRMKSSGLDGVGYVAVNTDAQALAHSLADEKIHIGRDTTRGLGAGADPTVGKAAAEESKEEIRKALENVDMIFIAVGEGGGTGTGAAPVVAEVAREMDVLVLGVVTKPFSFEGDKRRRNADWGIEQVEPFVDTLITIPNDKLLQTIERDTPLVEAFKYADDVLRQGVQGITDLITEAGLINLDFADIKTIVSKAGSALMGIGHASGENRAVNAAQQAIESPLLEVSIDGARGVLFSVAGGRDLSMHEINEAAEVITSAVSPDANIIFGASIRDDLPEGEVTVTVVATGFDPSYFYSRPNNAGLTGMDSLDSAASSIEKPKNYDIDEDVEKVRKEVGDIGKDLDKEDEEKKKSRKKSITDDDDDEDRDVSVWDSSDDDDEDDDDDEDNTPSFLRRRFKRK; via the coding sequence ATGCCAGAATTACAAATTGAAGAACCACAGAGTTTAGCGGTAATAAAAGTATTTGGTATAGGCGGTGCTGGCGGTGCTGCTATTAATAGAATGAAATCATCTGGTCTTGATGGTGTTGGCTACGTTGCTGTAAACACTGATGCTCAGGCTCTTGCTCACTCTTTAGCTGATGAAAAGATCCATATTGGTCGGGATACTACTCGTGGCCTAGGGGCTGGAGCTGACCCTACGGTTGGTAAAGCTGCTGCAGAAGAGTCTAAAGAAGAAATCCGTAAAGCTTTAGAAAATGTAGATATGATCTTCATTGCCGTTGGTGAAGGTGGAGGAACAGGTACTGGAGCTGCTCCTGTAGTTGCTGAAGTGGCGAGAGAAATGGATGTCTTAGTGCTTGGAGTTGTTACCAAACCGTTTAGTTTTGAAGGTGACAAGAGAAGAAGAAACGCGGACTGGGGAATCGAACAGGTAGAACCATTTGTTGATACTTTGATTACAATTCCGAATGATAAGCTTCTACAGACTATTGAGAGGGATACTCCTCTTGTGGAGGCATTTAAATATGCTGATGATGTCTTAAGACAAGGTGTACAAGGAATCACTGATTTAATTACCGAAGCGGGATTGATTAATCTAGACTTTGCCGACATTAAGACTATTGTTTCTAAAGCAGGCTCTGCACTAATGGGAATCGGGCATGCTTCTGGTGAAAATAGAGCTGTAAATGCCGCACAGCAGGCGATCGAATCACCGCTTCTTGAAGTTTCTATCGATGGAGCTAGGGGAGTGCTATTTAGTGTCGCTGGAGGAAGAGATCTCAGTATGCACGAGATTAATGAAGCCGCTGAAGTTATTACTTCTGCGGTGTCTCCAGATGCAAATATCATTTTTGGAGCATCAATACGTGATGATCTACCAGAAGGTGAAGTTACTGTAACCGTAGTGGCAACCGGATTTGACCCATCTTACTTCTATTCAAGACCGAATAATGCTGGACTTACTGGAATGGACAGTTTAGATTCGGCTGCAAGTTCTATTGAGAAGCCAAAGAATTATGATATCGATGAGGATGTTGAGAAGGTAAGGAAAGAAGTTGGTGACATTGGTAAAGACCTTGATAAAGAGGATGAAGAAAAGAAGAAGAGTCGTAAGAAATCAATTACGGATGATGACGATGATGAGGACCGAGATGTAAGTGTTTGGGATTCTTCAGACGACGATGATGAGGACGACGATGACGACGAGGATAATACTCCATCATTCCTGCGCCGAAGGTTTAAGAGAAAGTAA
- a CDS encoding GNAT family N-acetyltransferase: MKKNKFNISRMTLEDVVEAKKLIAQSWLETYRNDEFGVTKEFIEKRNADSMTDEAIKRTTDRLGYSGVASWVAKDEDGKIVGAAIQYIAEKDGKQHIMALYIDRDYHGKGVANTMMKNILEWFDKNKPVTLGVAVYNNRAKAFYKKWGFKEIIGSEDLFMDVIPQIQMIREEEK; encoded by the coding sequence ATGAAAAAAAATAAATTCAATATTTCTAGAATGACTCTAGAAGATGTTGTGGAGGCTAAGAAACTTATTGCTCAGTCTTGGCTTGAGACTTATAGGAATGATGAGTTTGGTGTTACAAAAGAATTTATTGAAAAAAGAAATGCTGACTCAATGACTGACGAGGCTATTAAACGAACTACTGATAGGCTGGGTTATTCAGGAGTAGCTAGTTGGGTTGCTAAAGATGAGGACGGAAAAATAGTTGGTGCCGCTATACAATATATCGCTGAAAAAGATGGTAAACAGCATATAATGGCTCTATATATTGATAGGGATTACCATGGAAAAGGTGTTGCAAATACTATGATGAAAAATATTTTAGAGTGGTTTGATAAAAATAAGCCTGTTACTTTAGGTGTTGCTGTATATAATAATCGAGCAAAGGCTTTTTACAAAAAGTGGGGCTTTAAAGAAATTATTGGTTCAGAGGATTTATTTATGGATGTAATACCACAAATACAAATGATAAGAGAAGAGGAGAAATAA
- a CDS encoding vitamin B12-dependent ribonucleotide reductase — MSELVERFFTHDLSGDVYSLFKWAKFDARIENYFTGEVAFEQKDVEFPEDWSVNAINIVSQKYFCGTPGTPTREYSLKQLVNRVADTITKHGRSEGYFTSEEEAKVFNDELKFILTDQKASFNSPVWFNIGAPERSQQASACFILSVDDTMESILEWYRQEGMIFKGGSGAGANISKLRSSKEGLGNSGGTSSGPVSFMRGADSVAGTIKSGGKTRRAAKMVILNVDHPDIEEFIWCKAIEERKSRVLKEAGFDMDLDGKDAFSVQYQNANNSVRVSDEFMKAVESGADWNLLGVTDGEVKKTLPARDLWRQIAESAWECADPGLQYDTTINHWHTTPNAGRINASNPCSEYMHLDDSACNLASINLLKFLNEDGSFDAEAYRQVIRVVFLAQEILVGYSEYPTEKIAKNAKAFRELGLGYANLGALLMGMGLPYDSDEGRAVAATLTAIMTGEAYAKSAQIAKVVGPFDGYEADKEGMNRVLEQHQAALKNIDKLKVELKLNLVAEQSWENAVKLGRENGVRNSQATVLAPTGTIAFMMDCDTTGIEPDLALVKTKKLVGGGTMSIVNRTIPLALKTLGYDEMQVDEIIKYIDEEKTIVGAPHLKKEHYPVFACSMGDNVIHYTGHVRMMGAVQPFLSGAISKTVNMPEEASVEDVEEIHMLSWKEGLKAVAIYRDNCKVAQPLSTTKKDEKDQKFDANKQEESSSKPAQVTSASPVLNTGTAVGGSRKLPKTRTARTFEFKVADCKGYVTVGEFEDGTPAEIFLQVSKQGSTLAGIMDSFAISISRGLRNGVPLKSYVSDFIGMSFAPAGITDDPDIRTASSLMDYIFRRIAKDYLSLDDQLELGIISMEDLENHHSQASLLGEDSSSSSQQNVNHSSELSEAQGIDDSYGKQEEVMVQEDEGKHIEETPLCFNCGNITQRAGSCYVCTACGSTSGCS; from the coding sequence ATGTCGGAACTAGTTGAGAGATTTTTTACGCACGATTTGAGTGGCGATGTTTACAGTTTATTTAAATGGGCAAAGTTTGATGCCAGAATTGAGAATTATTTTACTGGAGAAGTGGCATTCGAGCAAAAAGATGTTGAATTCCCAGAAGACTGGAGTGTAAATGCTATAAACATTGTTTCTCAAAAATACTTTTGTGGAACCCCAGGAACTCCAACTCGCGAATATAGCTTAAAACAATTAGTTAATAGGGTCGCTGATACTATTACTAAGCATGGTCGAAGTGAAGGTTACTTTACTTCTGAAGAAGAGGCAAAAGTTTTTAATGATGAGCTAAAGTTTATTCTAACTGACCAAAAAGCCTCTTTTAATTCTCCAGTTTGGTTTAATATTGGCGCTCCGGAGAGATCTCAGCAGGCAAGTGCATGTTTTATCCTTTCTGTTGATGATACGATGGAGTCTATTTTAGAGTGGTACAGACAAGAAGGAATGATCTTTAAAGGAGGTTCTGGAGCTGGCGCTAACATATCTAAGCTTCGATCTTCTAAAGAAGGTTTAGGTAACTCGGGAGGAACTTCTTCTGGTCCAGTGAGCTTTATGCGCGGAGCTGATTCTGTGGCTGGGACTATTAAATCTGGTGGTAAAACTCGTCGGGCAGCTAAAATGGTCATCTTAAATGTTGATCACCCTGATATTGAAGAGTTTATTTGGTGTAAGGCTATTGAAGAGAGAAAATCTCGAGTCTTAAAAGAAGCCGGATTTGATATGGATCTGGATGGCAAAGATGCGTTTAGTGTCCAGTATCAGAATGCTAACAACTCTGTTCGTGTAAGTGATGAGTTCATGAAAGCAGTCGAAAGTGGAGCTGATTGGAACCTGTTAGGAGTGACTGATGGAGAAGTTAAGAAGACTTTGCCGGCTCGTGATTTATGGAGGCAGATTGCGGAATCTGCCTGGGAGTGCGCGGACCCTGGATTACAGTATGATACGACTATTAATCATTGGCACACTACTCCAAACGCAGGAAGAATTAATGCATCTAATCCGTGCTCAGAGTACATGCATTTAGATGATTCGGCTTGTAATCTAGCATCTATTAATCTACTTAAGTTTTTGAATGAGGATGGAAGCTTTGATGCCGAAGCTTATCGTCAGGTTATTCGAGTTGTCTTCTTGGCTCAAGAAATTCTTGTTGGTTATAGTGAATATCCAACTGAAAAAATTGCTAAGAATGCTAAGGCTTTCCGAGAGTTAGGTCTTGGTTATGCAAATCTAGGAGCGCTTTTGATGGGTATGGGTCTACCTTATGATAGTGACGAAGGCCGGGCGGTGGCAGCCACTCTAACCGCAATAATGACGGGCGAGGCTTATGCTAAGTCAGCCCAGATTGCTAAAGTTGTCGGTCCTTTTGATGGCTACGAGGCAGATAAAGAGGGTATGAATAGAGTCTTAGAGCAGCATCAGGCAGCTCTTAAAAACATAGATAAGTTAAAAGTTGAGCTTAAATTGAATCTAGTCGCAGAGCAGTCATGGGAAAATGCTGTTAAATTAGGCAGAGAAAATGGTGTTAGGAACTCACAGGCCACTGTACTTGCTCCAACGGGCACAATCGCCTTCATGATGGATTGTGATACTACTGGAATAGAGCCTGATCTTGCGCTTGTTAAGACTAAAAAGCTAGTTGGTGGTGGAACAATGAGTATTGTTAATAGGACTATCCCACTCGCGCTTAAAACTCTTGGCTATGACGAGATGCAAGTAGATGAGATTATCAAATATATTGATGAAGAAAAGACTATTGTTGGGGCACCTCATCTAAAAAAAGAGCACTATCCAGTCTTTGCCTGCTCTATGGGTGATAATGTTATCCACTATACTGGTCATGTTAGGATGATGGGGGCTGTTCAGCCATTCTTATCTGGAGCGATCTCTAAGACTGTTAATATGCCAGAAGAGGCGAGTGTTGAGGACGTTGAAGAGATCCATATGCTTTCTTGGAAGGAAGGTCTTAAGGCAGTGGCCATTTATAGGGATAATTGTAAGGTTGCTCAGCCTCTCAGTACGACTAAGAAGGACGAGAAGGATCAAAAGTTTGATGCTAATAAGCAAGAGGAATCTTCGTCTAAGCCAGCTCAAGTTACTTCAGCTTCGCCAGTTTTAAACACTGGCACGGCAGTAGGTGGATCTAGAAAGTTGCCTAAGACTAGAACTGCTAGAACATTTGAGTTCAAAGTTGCTGATTGTAAGGGTTATGTAACGGTTGGTGAGTTTGAAGACGGCACTCCGGCAGAAATCTTCTTACAAGTCAGTAAACAAGGTTCGACTCTTGCTGGTATTATGGATAGCTTTGCGATTTCGATCTCTCGAGGTTTAAGAAACGGGGTCCCACTCAAGAGTTATGTTAGTGACTTTATTGGGATGAGCTTTGCGCCTGCTGGTATAACTGATGATCCTGATATCCGTACTGCATCAAGCTTAATGGATTATATATTTAGAAGGATTGCTAAAGACTACTTAAGTTTAGATGATCAGCTAGAGCTTGGGATAATCAGCATGGAGGATCTTGAAAATCACCATAGTCAAGCAAGTTTGTTAGGAGAAGATAGTAGTAGTTCATCTCAACAAAATGTAAATCATTCGTCAGAGCTTTCTGAAGCGCAAGGGATTGATGATTCTTACGGTAAACAAGAGGAAGTTATGGTACAAGAAGATGAGGGTAAGCACATTGAAGAGACTCCACTATGCTTTAACTGTGGTAACATAACTCAGCGTGCTGGAAGTTGCTACGTTTGTACCGCCTGCGGCAGTACGAGTGGATGCAGCTAG
- the ftsA gene encoding cell division protein FtsA has translation MTNEREAKYYCGIDVGTNCVRCVIGRAADKPGELPHILGVGQAKTFGMRRGNVVDPVSVAQSIDSALAEAEKVAGVSVDGATFSINGQNVMTHNSKGASSIENNDHVSNSDVRQALDAASIVQLPANQRMLELIPVGFSVDGEDQTQDPVGMSGNRLEVEAVIISGAEAHLRTLEKAISTANINCNGLQSEVRAGAEAVLTREQRERGVIYIDIGAQTTSLAVFEETELRRIIVVPMGSAHITNDLAIGLQVEVDFAEKIKTENAAVGHGVDMGEIFSVEWDDEIHHFKARDVDMIVRARLEEIFEKLAKALKKMGQHSRLPSGIVLGGGGSAIEGIEEVAKDILKLPCKKAEISTYETSTGDILGFEWSAAVGLMLFDDREFNSLNNAGNGVLDQIFDRTKKILFKGKKR, from the coding sequence ATGACAAACGAAAGAGAAGCTAAGTACTATTGTGGTATAGATGTTGGAACAAATTGTGTCCGGTGCGTAATTGGTCGAGCTGCTGATAAGCCTGGTGAACTGCCGCATATTCTTGGAGTTGGGCAAGCGAAGACTTTTGGGATGCGTCGGGGGAATGTAGTTGATCCGGTGAGTGTGGCTCAATCGATTGATAGTGCCTTAGCGGAGGCAGAAAAAGTTGCCGGAGTAAGTGTCGATGGAGCTACTTTCTCTATAAATGGGCAGAATGTAATGACGCATAATTCTAAAGGTGCTTCATCGATAGAGAATAATGACCACGTTAGTAATAGTGATGTTAGACAAGCACTTGATGCTGCATCGATCGTACAATTGCCAGCAAATCAGAGGATGTTAGAGCTAATACCTGTTGGATTTAGTGTTGATGGAGAGGACCAGACTCAAGATCCGGTTGGGATGTCTGGTAATAGATTAGAGGTGGAAGCAGTGATTATAAGTGGAGCAGAGGCACATTTAAGGACTTTAGAAAAAGCAATCTCTACAGCTAATATTAATTGTAATGGACTTCAGTCAGAAGTTAGAGCGGGAGCAGAGGCAGTGCTGACACGAGAACAGCGAGAAAGAGGAGTCATTTATATTGATATTGGTGCACAGACAACATCTTTGGCGGTTTTTGAGGAAACGGAACTGAGGAGAATTATTGTTGTACCGATGGGATCGGCTCATATTACTAATGATTTAGCAATTGGTTTACAGGTTGAGGTTGATTTTGCCGAGAAGATTAAGACAGAAAATGCTGCTGTTGGTCACGGAGTAGATATGGGGGAGATCTTTTCAGTAGAATGGGACGATGAGATCCACCATTTTAAAGCTCGAGATGTAGACATGATCGTCAGGGCTAGACTTGAGGAGATATTTGAGAAGCTTGCTAAGGCTTTAAAAAAGATGGGGCAGCATTCAAGACTACCAAGCGGAATTGTTTTAGGAGGAGGTGGGAGTGCTATAGAAGGAATTGAAGAAGTAGCAAAAGATATCCTAAAATTGCCATGTAAAAAAGCAGAGATTAGCACTTACGAGACTTCGACTGGTGATATTTTGGGCTTTGAATGGTCGGCTGCAGTAGGCTTAATGTTATTTGATGATAGAGAATTTAACAGTTTAAATAATGCTGGGAATGGTGTTTTAGATCAAATTTTTGATCGTACCAAAAAAATCTTGTTCAAAGGAAAGAAGCGCTAG
- a CDS encoding GNAT family N-acetyltransferase, whose product MSNNWKIRKAKRSDAQGIFMVIFVGWLDTYVNESLGITPEFILSRKSVQLGYGFYRDRLKYEFLDNTADNIHYVAEDENGVIIGHMHGNRTEDGGQSLQGLYIYKELHGTGLAQELAAKFEEWEDKTQDTHVHVVEYNGRAVRFYEKIGFVDTGKRDMVAEKIPCVYMVKKNVKEEK is encoded by the coding sequence ATGAGTAATAATTGGAAAATTCGTAAGGCTAAGAGATCTGATGCTCAGGGTATTTTTATGGTAATTTTCGTGGGTTGGCTCGATACCTACGTGAATGAGTCATTAGGTATAACTCCCGAATTCATTCTATCTAGGAAATCAGTTCAATTAGGATATGGTTTCTACAGGGATAGACTTAAGTATGAGTTTTTGGATAACACTGCAGATAACATACATTATGTTGCAGAAGATGAGAATGGGGTAATTATTGGTCATATGCATGGCAACCGAACTGAGGATGGTGGGCAAAGTCTGCAGGGTCTATACATTTATAAAGAATTACATGGCACTGGTTTAGCTCAAGAATTAGCGGCTAAATTTGAAGAATGGGAGGATAAAACTCAAGATACTCATGTTCATGTAGTTGAATACAACGGTAGGGCAGTTAGATTCTACGAGAAAATTGGATTTGTTGATACTGGTAAAAGAGATATGGTCGCTGAAAAGATACCATGTGTCTATATGGTTAAGAAAAATGTTAAGGAGGAGAAGTAG
- the rplU gene encoding 50S ribosomal protein L21: MKKAVIQTGGKQYLVKEGQTFDVELLGKKDGDKVSFEALAIVDGDNSEFGAPVLKNKVDAEVVKADYQGTKVVSIRFKAKKRVDVKRGHRQRYSKIKVLKIA; encoded by the coding sequence ATGAAAAAAGCAGTCATACAAACAGGTGGAAAGCAGTATCTTGTAAAAGAAGGTCAGACTTTTGATGTTGAACTTCTCGGCAAGAAAGATGGCGATAAAGTCAGCTTCGAAGCTCTGGCTATTGTCGATGGTGACAATTCTGAATTTGGAGCTCCAGTTTTAAAAAACAAGGTTGATGCAGAAGTAGTTAAGGCAGATTATCAAGGCACTAAAGTAGTTTCTATTAGATTTAAGGCTAAAAAACGTGTTGATGTTAAGCGTGGACATAGACAAAGATATTCTAAAATTAAAGTCTTAAAGATTGCTTAA
- the rpsU gene encoding 30S ribosomal protein S21 — translation MITVTKGENESAESLIRRFSRRVVQSGVIREAKSQRYYRKDINKNQRRKNAIVASQYRAKRAASFSKQR, via the coding sequence ATGATTACAGTTACAAAAGGTGAAAACGAAAGCGCAGAAAGCTTGATCCGACGTTTTAGTAGAAGAGTTGTCCAATCTGGAGTGATTCGTGAGGCTAAATCGCAAAGATACTACCGTAAAGATATTAATAAAAATCAGCGTAGAAAAAATGCGATTGTAGCTAGTCAGTATCGAGCTAAGCGAGCAGCAAGTTTTTCTAAACAAAGGTAA
- a CDS encoding isoleucine--tRNA ligase → MKFKVEDKKKHSDLEKEIVKYWKENKTFEKSVENRSKDNNFRFDDGPPFITGLPHHGHLLVSTVKDAVARYWTMQGKRVERSWGWDCHGLPAEVKTEEKLGIKDRSEIGTRISVENYVKECRQAMVQGSMAWNNTIDRMGRWVDMTKPYRTMDKEYMESVWWAFKTLYEKGKIYDGEKVLVYCTRDATPISKSEVAMENSYKEVTDPSVFVYFKLADQAKFPNKYLLAWTTTPWTLPANVALAINTKLKYVEVEYEGKNLILTKDLVEKVFVDEKKQSLDYKLLGDFDIKQVLDERYEPLLENHGANAHRILNAEFVTEEDGSGVVHIAPAYGEDDFNLAQEQNLPVVHMVDEVGNYASGRWQGKNIWETNKKIAKTLVEEGIALKVEYIKHEYPHCHRCGTKLMYRAHSSWFMDIQAQKDEMLAANDTINWVPANLKEKRFKNILLSAPDWNLSRDRFWATPIPVWKGQKSDGVEVVKVFGSYEEFAESTGFKLDDYHLPMVMDVEFELEGITMRHIGKVLDCWFESGSVPFAQYHYPFENKEKFEATFPADFINESIDQTRGWFYSLMAVNVGLFNKAPFKNVICTGFLNAADGQKLSKKLKNYTEPTELMDKFSADAERLHFLSSPLVNGEDASLTDKEVEVLERKLAMFSNTYDFFTMYASVDGWDSDEAYKDGELLAPTSENILDKWIVSRLQTLVKEVTDGMEKYQLNEATRGIVPFLDDLSNWYVRRSRRRFWKSENDGDKSSAYHTLYYVLVQFAKVLAPFSPFISEDIYRKLTGEESVHLADFPVFNTQLVLPKLEDQMGSVRKSIQEGLAQRARAGVKVRQPLAKAFVTELPSKELEEILKEELNVKEVDHFKMRPGDKPIDHVKEVGDAHEGCDCDHCRIKYGVPIELDFEVTPELKQEGLMREVVRVVQAARKNAGLNVDDRIKLNIQTDSQELKEAIDKFKDEIASEVLANEWSNDSLSYSEQVKVEGEDLGLSLEKV, encoded by the coding sequence ATGAAGTTTAAAGTTGAGGATAAGAAGAAGCATAGTGATCTTGAAAAAGAGATTGTTAAGTACTGGAAAGAAAACAAGACTTTTGAGAAGTCTGTAGAAAATAGATCTAAGGATAATAATTTTAGGTTTGATGATGGACCTCCATTTATTACAGGCCTTCCTCATCATGGTCATCTTTTAGTCTCTACTGTAAAAGATGCTGTTGCCCGTTATTGGACTATGCAAGGTAAAAGAGTGGAGCGCTCGTGGGGTTGGGATTGTCATGGGCTACCTGCAGAAGTTAAGACGGAAGAAAAACTTGGGATCAAAGATAGAAGTGAGATTGGTACGAGAATAAGTGTTGAAAACTATGTAAAAGAGTGTCGACAGGCGATGGTCCAGGGAAGTATGGCGTGGAATAATACAATTGATCGGATGGGTCGGTGGGTTGATATGACTAAGCCGTATCGAACCATGGATAAAGAGTATATGGAGTCTGTTTGGTGGGCTTTCAAGACTCTTTATGAAAAAGGAAAGATCTATGATGGCGAGAAGGTTTTGGTTTACTGTACTCGTGATGCAACTCCAATCTCAAAATCTGAAGTCGCAATGGAGAATAGTTACAAAGAGGTCACTGATCCATCAGTTTTTGTTTATTTTAAACTTGCAGATCAAGCTAAGTTCCCTAATAAGTATCTTTTAGCTTGGACAACTACTCCTTGGACTTTGCCTGCAAACGTAGCTTTAGCCATAAATACTAAACTTAAGTACGTGGAAGTTGAGTATGAAGGTAAAAACTTAATCTTAACTAAAGATCTGGTAGAAAAAGTATTTGTAGATGAGAAAAAGCAGTCTCTAGATTATAAATTACTTGGAGATTTTGATATTAAACAAGTTTTAGATGAAAGGTATGAACCTCTATTAGAAAATCATGGAGCTAATGCACACAGAATTTTGAATGCAGAATTTGTTACTGAAGAAGATGGTTCTGGCGTAGTACATATTGCGCCAGCTTATGGTGAAGATGATTTTAATCTAGCTCAAGAACAGAATCTACCAGTAGTGCATATGGTTGATGAGGTTGGTAATTATGCTTCTGGAAGATGGCAGGGAAAGAACATTTGGGAGACTAACAAAAAGATTGCTAAGACTTTAGTAGAAGAAGGTATTGCACTTAAGGTTGAATACATAAAACACGAATATCCTCATTGTCATCGCTGTGGTACTAAGCTTATGTACAGAGCTCATTCTAGCTGGTTTATGGATATCCAAGCGCAAAAAGATGAGATGCTTGCCGCTAATGATACTATTAACTGGGTCCCAGCTAATCTTAAAGAAAAAAGATTCAAAAACATTCTGCTATCTGCTCCAGATTGGAATTTAAGCCGAGATAGATTCTGGGCAACTCCTATACCTGTCTGGAAGGGGCAGAAGTCTGATGGAGTTGAAGTAGTAAAAGTGTTTGGCAGTTATGAGGAGTTTGCGGAATCTACAGGTTTTAAGTTAGACGATTATCACCTCCCAATGGTAATGGATGTTGAGTTTGAACTCGAAGGCATAACGATGAGGCATATTGGCAAAGTTTTGGATTGCTGGTTCGAGAGTGGTTCTGTACCGTTTGCTCAGTATCATTATCCTTTTGAAAATAAAGAAAAGTTTGAGGCAACGTTCCCGGCTGACTTTATTAATGAGTCAATCGATCAAACTCGGGGTTGGTTCTACTCATTGATGGCGGTTAATGTTGGATTATTTAACAAAGCTCCATTTAAGAATGTGATTTGTACAGGGTTCTTAAACGCTGCTGATGGTCAAAAGCTCAGTAAGAAACTTAAGAACTATACCGAACCAACGGAACTCATGGACAAGTTCAGTGCCGATGCTGAGAGATTACATTTCTTATCCTCCCCTTTGGTTAATGGTGAAGATGCTAGCTTGACTGATAAAGAAGTGGAAGTTTTAGAGCGAAAGCTTGCGATGTTCAGTAATACCTATGACTTCTTTACGATGTATGCGAGTGTTGATGGCTGGGATTCTGACGAGGCTTATAAAGATGGAGAATTATTAGCTCCGACTTCTGAGAATATCTTGGATAAGTGGATTGTTTCTCGTTTGCAAACTCTGGTTAAAGAAGTTACTGATGGGATGGAGAAGTACCAGCTTAACGAAGCAACTCGCGGGATCGTTCCGTTTCTAGATGATCTAAGTAATTGGTATGTCAGAAGGTCTCGAAGACGTTTCTGGAAGAGTGAAAACGATGGAGATAAATCATCTGCCTACCATACTCTTTATTATGTTTTAGTGCAGTTTGCTAAAGTTCTAGCTCCGTTTAGCCCGTTTATATCGGAAGATATTTACAGAAAGCTAACAGGTGAGGAGTCTGTGCATCTGGCAGACTTCCCTGTTTTTAATACTCAACTAGTACTGCCTAAGCTGGAAGATCAGATGGGTAGTGTAAGAAAATCAATTCAAGAAGGGCTTGCACAAAGAGCTAGGGCGGGTGTAAAAGTGAGGCAACCTCTAGCAAAAGCTTTTGTTACTGAACTGCCTTCAAAAGAGTTGGAAGAGATACTTAAGGAAGAGTTGAATGTTAAAGAAGTTGACCATTTTAAGATGAGACCTGGAGATAAGCCTATTGACCACGTTAAAGAAGTGGGCGACGCTCATGAAGGCTGTGATTGTGACCACTGCAGAATAAAATACGGAGTTCCCATTGAGTTGGATTTTGAAGTTACTCCAGAATTGAAGCAAGAAGGCCTGATGCGAGAAGTTGTTCGTGTTGTTCAGGCGGCTCGTAAAAATGCGGGGTTGAATGTTGATGACAGGATAAAATTGAATATCCAAACTGATTCTCAAGAATTAAAAGAGGCAATTGATAAGTTTAAAGATGAGATTGCGAGTGAAGTATTAGCTAATGAGTGGTCTAATGATTCCCTAAGTTACTCTGAGCAAGTAAAGGTCGAAGGTGAAGATCTAGGTTTGAGCTTAGAGAAGGTTTAG
- the nrdR gene encoding transcriptional repressor NrdR, with protein sequence MKCPKCHELGKDRVLESRESPGSETIRRRRECGECGERFTTYERIERPTLLVVKRDGSQELFDRKKLGEALVRAVGKFFASPSYLEELVSEVEEEAYKRAEENAISSVDLGEMILDGLAEKNEVAYIRFASVYRNFKNLKEFESELERLKKHKNRE encoded by the coding sequence ATGAAGTGTCCAAAGTGTCATGAACTTGGAAAAGACAGAGTTTTAGAATCAAGAGAATCCCCTGGATCTGAAACAATTAGACGACGTCGTGAGTGCGGTGAGTGTGGAGAGCGCTTTACAACTTATGAGCGAATTGAGAGACCCACTCTTTTAGTAGTAAAAAGGGACGGTAGTCAGGAGTTGTTTGATAGAAAAAAGCTTGGAGAAGCTCTTGTTAGGGCAGTTGGTAAGTTTTTTGCTAGTCCGAGTTATCTCGAAGAACTAGTTTCTGAAGTGGAAGAAGAAGCCTATAAGCGAGCTGAAGAAAATGCGATTAGCTCTGTTGATCTTGGTGAGATGATTTTGGATGGACTCGCTGAGAAAAACGAGGTGGCTTATATTAGATTCGCTAGTGTCTACAGAAACTTCAAAAATCTAAAAGAGTTTGAGAGTGAGTTAGAAAGACTCAAGAAACATAAAAATAGAGAATAA
- a CDS encoding winged helix-turn-helix transcriptional regulator → MLDIFITSRVRRKIVVVFTKYPQLKAHVRALAKLIKEDPGNVQRELKRLHRAGFLQRAKEKNTTLYYVDPEFLLLPELQSMVEKVQTLHDKKEASI, encoded by the coding sequence ATGTTAGATATTTTTATTACCTCCCGTGTGCGCAGAAAGATCGTGGTGGTCTTTACTAAGTACCCTCAGTTAAAAGCTCATGTTCGAGCGTTAGCTAAGTTGATAAAAGAAGATCCAGGTAATGTCCAGAGAGAATTGAAGAGACTCCATAGAGCAGGCTTCTTACAACGAGCTAAAGAGAAGAACACAACTTTATACTATGTTGACCCTGAGTTCTTACTTCTTCCTGAGCTACAAAGCATGGTAGAAAAGGTACAAACTCTACACGATAAAAAAGAAGCTTCTATCTAA